The Deinococcus yavapaiensis KR-236 genomic sequence GCTCGACCCATGAACTCGCTAGGTGCCTTCGCTTATTGAGCCTCACGTCACGTGAGGCTCTACGCTGCCCGCAGGAGGTGAGGAAATGCTTCGAACGGTCGGAGAGGTCGCGCGTATGGCGCGGGTGAGCGTGCGAACGCTGCACCACTACGACGAGATCGGTTTGCTGTCGCCGTCGGGACGCAGCGAAGGCAACTACCGCTTGTACACCCGTGAAGACGTCGAGCGGCTGTATCAAGTGCTCGTGTACCGAGACCTCGGCTTTCCGCTCGACGAAATTCGCCGCGTGATGCAAAGCCCGGAGTTCGACCGTCTCGGCGCCTTGAAGCGCCAACGAGCACTTCTCGCCGAGCGCGTGGGGCGCGAGCAGCGCATGCTCGCCACGCTCGACGCCCTCATCACCTCCACGGAAGGAGGAACGGTCATGGCAGATGAACGAGTCGGGACGTTGTTCGACGGGTTCGACCCGGACGAGTACGAGGAGGAAGCGAAGGAACGCTGGGGAGACACGAAGGCGTACCGCCAGTCGCAAGAGCGCGTGAAGCGCTACACCAAGGCCGATTGGGCGCGATTCAAAGCTCAGATGCAGGAAGTCACGGACGCGTACGTCGCTCTTCTCGACGAGGGCGTGCCACCCGAGTCGCCGAAGGCCGCCGCCGTTTCCGAACGGCACCGCTTGCTGATCGACCACTGGTTCTACGACTGCTCGCTCGACATGTTCGACGGGCTGGCGCGCATGTGGACCGAAGACCACCGCTTCACGAAGAACATCGACAAGGCGCGGGACGGGCTCGCCGCGTACCAATCGGCGGCGGCGCGAGCGTACGTCGCGGCGAATCGCGCGGCGGCGAAGTAGGAGGACGGCCGTGGAAACGACGTTGAACATGCGGACGGTGAAGGCGCTCGACGGCCTGCGCAAGGCGCTCGAAGCCCCCAAGGACGAGCGTGACGGCACCTTCGTCCGAGAAGTGATGGAACCGCTGCGCCCCTTGTGGGAGCCGAGCTTGAGGTTCATGGGTTCGATGGCGCGGGACGTCACGGAGCCGCTCGACGTGGCGAGGCTCTTTCGCTTCTACCGTCCGGAACTGGGCGCCGAGCGCGGCCTCACGGCGCTCGCCGAACTGGAGCGGGCCGGAACGTGGGCGGCGTGCGTCTCGGCGTTCCAGGAAGCGATGGACGCGCTCGATCCCGTCGGACACGGACTGCGACTTCCCGGCGCGAACATGTCGTTCGTGCTCGCCGACCCGGACGGCATGGACGCCCGGCTCGGTTCGTACACGGGCGTCGGGAACGTACCGGGCTGGTCGCTGCTGCTCGCTTGGCCGACCGAGTTCAACTTGCCGCGCCTGCCCGCGATCGTGACGCACGAGTTCCACCACAACGTTCGCTTCGCCTTCGAGCCGCCCTGGCCCATGACCTTAGGGCAGTACCTGGTGGCAGAAGGCTTGGCTGAAGCGTTCGCCGCGCACTTCCACGGCGAAGAAAAGCTCGGACATTGGACGACGGGCCTGAGCGAGGCGGAAGTCCGGGCGGTGCGGCCCCGTTTCGCTCAGGCCTTGCTTTCGCAGGATTGGAACGTCGTTCGCGGCTTCATCTTCGGTGATTGGGCGGCAAGCGAACACCAGTTCGAGGCGCAGGGCGTGCCCGACTTCGCCGGGTACGCGATGGGTTACCGTATGGTGCGAGAGGCGCTTCGTCGTTCGGGCTGGTCGGTCGTGGAAGCGACGTACCGTCCGTGGCGCGAGATCGTGGCGGCGTCCGGTTGGTTCGACGAAGTCCTCGCGGACGCCGCCGTGCGGTAAGCATTCTCGCTTGTTGCCATTGTTTCCTCATCGACGTAGAGTGAACTCAACGCGACGGGACCGGCCCCCATAGGCCGACTTGGTGGAGTCAGTTCAAAGCTGGCTCCACCCGTTGCTTTTGAGGACACGTTCCTCGTGCAAGGAGAGCGATATGACGAACACGGTGATCGAGCTTCGGGCGTTGAGCAAGCGGTACGGCGGCGATCGTGGATTGCAGGCGACGACGCTGGAGATCCGAAGAGGTGAGATCTTCGGCTTTCTAGGCCCGAACGGGGCGGGCAAGACCACCACGATTCGCACCCTGCTGGGCTTCTTGCGCCCGACGAGCGGCGAAGCGCGGGTGCTGGGACTCGACGTGGCGACGCGCAGCGTGGACATCCGCCGACGCGTCGGTTACCTGCCAGGCGAACTCGTTTTCGAGCCGCGTCGCACGCCGCGCGACCTCTTCGCGTTCTACGCGCGTCTGCGCGGCGTGCAGAACGTGGCGTACGCGCTCGACCTTTCACGGCGCCTCGATCTCGACGTCTCCCGACCGATCGGCGCCCTGTCGAAGGGCAACAAGCAGAAGGTCGGGCTCGTGTCGGCGTTCATGAGCCGCCCGGAACTGCTGATCCTCGACGAACCGACCGACGGGCTCGACCCGCTGATGCAAGAGGAAGTGCACGCGCTCATTCAAGAAGCGCGCGCGGAGGGCCGCACCGTGTTCTTGTCGTCGCACGTCTTGAGCGAAGTGGACCGCGTCGCCGACCGCGTCGGCATCATTCGTGCGGGCGAGCTCGTGATGGTGTCGAGCGTCGCGGACGTGAAGGCGCGGTTGCCGCACCGCTTGGAGATTCGCTTCGCCGTCCCCGTTCCGCAAGCGGTCTTCGCGTCCATCGAAGGGCTGCGTGACGTGCGCGTTCTCGGCAACGTCGTGTCGTGCGTGCTCGCGGGCGGCGCGGACGCCCTGCTCAAGGCCGCGAGCGCCTACCCCGTGCTGGACATCCGCGGTTCCGAGCCGAACTTGGAGGAAGCGTTTCTGTCCTTCTATCAAGCGCCGAGCGGCGAGCGAGGAGTGAATCATGTGGCTTGAAGTGCTTCGTGACCGCGTGGCGACGACGTGGCGCTCCACCTTGGGGTGGGCCGTCGGCCTGAGCGCCTTCGTCTTGATGAACTGGATGTTCTATCCCCTCGTGCGCGACAGCCCCGACATCACGCGCCTGCTCGAGCGGCTTCCGCAAACGTTTCGAACGGCTTTCGGCGCGGACGACTTCATCTCGCCTGGCGGATACGCGTGGGCGCGGTCGTTCAGCTTGTTGCTGCCGCTCACGCTCTCCATCTACGCCATCAACTTCGGTGCGCGCGCCATCGCCCGCGACGAGCAGGAAGGCCGCTTGGAACTGCTGTTCGCCCAGCCCGTCTCGCGACTCGGCGTGCTGTCGGGCCGCACGCTCGCCTTGGCGGTCAATCTCGCTTTGCTCGGCCTGAGCGTCGGCGTGATCTCCTGGCTCGGCGCCCTCCTCGTGGGCGCGAAGCTCGACGCGGGCGCCCTGCTCGCCGCGACGGCTCAAGTCACCTTGCTCGCTTGGACCTTCGGGGCGTTGGCCCTCGCGGTCGGAGCGGCCACGGGGCGCGCCGCCCTCGCGTCCGGCGTGGCGTTCGCCGTGACGCTCGCGGGCTACCTCGTGCACTCGCTCGCGCCGCAAGTGCGCGCTCTTCGCGACGTTCGCGAGTTCACTCCCTTTTGGTACGCGGTCGGCGAAAACCCCTTCTTGTCGGGCGCGCACGCCGTAAACTCGCTCGTGCTGCTAGGAGCGGGCTGCGTGCTGGTGGCGCTGGCGACCGCGCCGTTCGCGCGGCGCGACTTGGCGAAGTAACGGCGCTCGGTTTCGTCCGCTCGCCCGTTCGTGGCCGAGCGGACGCTTGTTATGCTGTCAGTCCATGCAAGTCATTCCCGACGGCTTCACACAGACGCTGACCGTGCTCGTCACGAACGAGATGACCGTCCACTTCGAGGAACTCGGACGCATTCACCCTGTCTACGCGACGTACT encodes the following:
- a CDS encoding MerR family transcriptional regulator; amino-acid sequence: MLRTVGEVARMARVSVRTLHHYDEIGLLSPSGRSEGNYRLYTREDVERLYQVLVYRDLGFPLDEIRRVMQSPEFDRLGALKRQRALLAERVGREQRMLATLDALITSTEGGTVMADERVGTLFDGFDPDEYEEEAKERWGDTKAYRQSQERVKRYTKADWARFKAQMQEVTDAYVALLDEGVPPESPKAAAVSERHRLLIDHWFYDCSLDMFDGLARMWTEDHRFTKNIDKARDGLAAYQSAAARAYVAANRAAAK
- a CDS encoding DUF2268 domain-containing protein; the encoded protein is METTLNMRTVKALDGLRKALEAPKDERDGTFVREVMEPLRPLWEPSLRFMGSMARDVTEPLDVARLFRFYRPELGAERGLTALAELERAGTWAACVSAFQEAMDALDPVGHGLRLPGANMSFVLADPDGMDARLGSYTGVGNVPGWSLLLAWPTEFNLPRLPAIVTHEFHHNVRFAFEPPWPMTLGQYLVAEGLAEAFAAHFHGEEKLGHWTTGLSEAEVRAVRPRFAQALLSQDWNVVRGFIFGDWAASEHQFEAQGVPDFAGYAMGYRMVREALRRSGWSVVEATYRPWREIVAASGWFDEVLADAAVR
- a CDS encoding ABC transporter ATP-binding protein, producing MTNTVIELRALSKRYGGDRGLQATTLEIRRGEIFGFLGPNGAGKTTTIRTLLGFLRPTSGEARVLGLDVATRSVDIRRRVGYLPGELVFEPRRTPRDLFAFYARLRGVQNVAYALDLSRRLDLDVSRPIGALSKGNKQKVGLVSAFMSRPELLILDEPTDGLDPLMQEEVHALIQEARAEGRTVFLSSHVLSEVDRVADRVGIIRAGELVMVSSVADVKARLPHRLEIRFAVPVPQAVFASIEGLRDVRVLGNVVSCVLAGGADALLKAASAYPVLDIRGSEPNLEEAFLSFYQAPSGERGVNHVA
- a CDS encoding ABC transporter permease subunit, whose product is MWLEVLRDRVATTWRSTLGWAVGLSAFVLMNWMFYPLVRDSPDITRLLERLPQTFRTAFGADDFISPGGYAWARSFSLLLPLTLSIYAINFGARAIARDEQEGRLELLFAQPVSRLGVLSGRTLALAVNLALLGLSVGVISWLGALLVGAKLDAGALLAATAQVTLLAWTFGALALAVGAATGRAALASGVAFAVTLAGYLVHSLAPQVRALRDVREFTPFWYAVGENPFLSGAHAVNSLVLLGAGCVLVALATAPFARRDLAK